Proteins from a genomic interval of Zingiber officinale cultivar Zhangliang chromosome 1B, Zo_v1.1, whole genome shotgun sequence:
- the LOC121971519 gene encoding biotin carboxyl carrier protein of acetyl-CoA carboxylase, chloroplastic-like has protein sequence MASIPVPCPKCNAVTLNGAGTYRPRSKMNFLDLRSSWVPSSQNLGRRHFPILRAQSPEVALKDRSNSSPFVATESETLPVKNKDVDIVDKSTEQEPIPESTISAFMSEVSSLIELVDSKDITELHLKNGDCEFTIKKKSAFPQSSVAAAPTLIPYPQTMLPPQFAVSHDPPAPANPVVAAPAPALPPPSTAGSKSSIPPLKCPMAGTFYRCPAPGEPPFVKVGDKVQKGQVVCIIEAMKLMNDIEADKSGTVVEILAEDGKPVSVDMPLLVIQP, from the exons ATGGCGTCCATCCCCGTCCCGTGCCCCAAGTGCAATGCGGTCACCTTGAATGGCGCTGGGACCTATCGCCCTCGGTCAAAGATGAACTTTTTGGATCTGAGATCTTCGTGGGTTCCTTCATCTCAG AACCTTGGTCGTAGACATTTTCCCATTCTACGTGCCCAATCTCCAGAG GTTGCCTTGAAGGATCGATCAAATTCTTCCCCTTTCGTAGCAACAGAGTCAGAAACTTTACCAGTGAAGAATAAAGATGTTGATATAGTGGATAAATCAACTGAACAAGAACCCATACCAGAGTCAACTATATCTGCATTCATGAGTGAAGTTTCAAGTCTTATTGA GCTTGTGGATTCAAAAGACATAACAGAATTGCATCTAAAGAATGGAGATTGCGAGTTCACTATAAAGAAAAAAAGTGCCTTTCCCCAATCATCAGTGGCTGCTGCTcctactctgataccatatcCTCAAACTATGCTTCCACCTCAATTTGCTGTATCTCATGATCCTCCTGCTCCAGCAAATCCTGTTGTAGCAGCTCCTGCACCTGCACTGCCTCCTCCATCAACTGCTGGAAGCAAGTCATCAATTCCACCTCTTAAATGCCCAATGGCAGGGACATTTTATCGATGCCCAGCTCCAGGGGAGCCTCCATTTGTCAAG GTTGGCGACAAAGTTCAGAAAGGACAAGTTGTTTGCATCATTGAGGCTATGAAACTGATGAATGATATTGAG GCTGATAAATCAGGTACTGTAGTGGAGATACTTGCTGAAGATGGCAAGCCCGTTAGCGTTGACATG CCTTTACTAGTCATTCAACCCTGA
- the LOC121986390 gene encoding PLASMODESMATA CALLOSE-BINDING PROTEIN 3-like, whose protein sequence is MATALLLLLLLMLAVPMLDVSDAGWCVCRSDVSSTALQKTLDYACGAGADCNPVLKVGACYNPNTVLAHCSYAANSYYQRNGQAQTACDFSGTAMLTSSDPGSNGCVYPATPSAAGTSSTPRSNSPPNSATPSTFSPTTTNTTNGVLGGIGPTETNSGIDTSHGSSLQKGGRWSLLTLIPIMVSLTI, encoded by the exons ATGGCCACTgctttgctgctgctgctgctgctcatGCTTGCTGTGCCCATGCTTGATGTTTCAG ATGCTGGATGGTGTGTTTGTCGGTCTGATGTGAGCTCAACTGCACTGCAAAAGACACTGGACTATGCTTGTGGAGCTGGGGCTGACTGCAACCCTGTTCTGAAAGTTGGGGCATGCTACAACCCTAACACAGTGCTTGCCCACTGCTCGTATGCTGCCAACAGCTACTACCAAAGAAATGGACAGGCACAAACAGCTTGTGACTTCTCAGGAACAGCCATGCTGACCTCCTCAGATCCAG GTTCCAATGGCTGTGTCTATCCTGCAACTCCTAG TGCTGCAGGAACCTCAAGCACACCGAGAAGCAACTCTCCACCGAATTCGGCGACCCCTAGCACCTTCAGCCCGACAACAACCAACACAACAAATGGAGTTCTTGGGGGAATAGGCCCTACAGAAACAAACAGCGGAATCGATACTAGCCATGGGAGTTCTCTTCAAAAGGGAGGGAGATGGTCTCTCTTAACTCTTATTCCGATCATGGTTTCCCTGACGATATGA